In one window of Mytilus trossulus isolate FHL-02 chromosome 7, PNRI_Mtr1.1.1.hap1, whole genome shotgun sequence DNA:
- the LOC134725303 gene encoding allatostatin-A receptor-like produces the protein MTSGFINTTSGIMNSTMSNNLSESIQEEMESALAFERAIHLAVSIIFGIVVLVGFLGNLLVIIVVWSNTQMQNTTNILIVSLAFADLSFIIFCVPFTATKYVMATWPFGTLWCKISSYLMYVCAFASVYTLVLMSLDRYLAVVHPITSMKIRNRKNANFLVILTWIVILGTNLPAAFEFHVIEYQFYDHNRSTCILDQNLSVGRRFHGCFFAFGYVLPLTLICVLYGFMLKRLLYGVVPGGSQRAESIRSKKRVTKMIIIVVGIFALCWLPIQIMFLVQYFGHFEATPITFGIQMTANCLAYMNSCVNPILYAFLSENFRRSFRKLLCCKGQVSTKFEYERTHAPRGADKETKEMLLNNLNHTNNEVSTKDKNCNTDTTVT, from the coding sequence ATGACATCGGGATTTATCAACACAACTTCCGGAATAATGAATTCAACTATGTCAAATAATTTGTCCGAAAGTATTCAAGAAGAGATGGAAAGTGCGCTTGCGTTTGAACGCGCAATACATTTGGCTgtatcaattatatttggtatcgTTGTTTTAGTTGGGTTTCTAGGAAACCTTTTGGTGATCATTGTTGTTTGGTCAAACACACAGATgcaaaatacaacaaatatattaattgtTAGCCTGGCCTTTGCGGATCTTTCATTTATcatattctgtgttccctttaCTGCCACAAAATATGTCATGGCAACATGGCCCTTCGGTACCCTTTGGTGTAAGATATCAAGTTATCTGATGTACGTCTGCGCATTCGCAAGTGTATATACTCTCGTTCTCATGTCACTTGATCGATATCTTGCAGTAGTTCATCCAATCACATCAATGAAAATCCGAAATAGAAAAAATGCGAACTTTCTGGTCATTTTAACATGGATTGTGATTCTCGGCACTAATCTCCCGGCAGCTTTCGAGTTCCATGTTATCGAATATCAATTTTATGACCATAATCGATCAACATGTATATTAGACCAAAATTTATCCGTAGGTCGTAGATTTCACGGTTGCTTCTTTGCTTTTGGATATGTATTACCTTTGACACTGATTTGTGTTTTGTATGGATTTATGTTGAAAAGGCTCTTGTATGGAGTTGTTCCCGGTGGAAGTCAACGTGCCGAAAGTATCAGATCCAAGAAAAGAGTTACGAAGATGATTATCATCGTTGTAGGAATATTTGCCTTGTGCTGGTTACCAATTCAGATTATGTTTTTGGTTCAGTATTTTGGACATTTTGAAGCAACACCAATTACATTTGGTATTCAAATGACTGCAAATTGCTTAGCTTATATGAACAGTTGCGTCAATCCTATATTGTACGCTTTTCTGTCCGAAAATTTCAGACGAAGTTTCAGAAAGCTTCTTTGTTGCAAAGGACAAGTATCAACGAAATTTGAATACGAAAGAACACATGCACCACGTGGGGCAGATAAGGAAACTAAGGAGATGCTGTTAAACAACTTGAACCATACCAACAATGAAGTCAGTACTAAAGATAAAAATTGCAACACCGATACCACGGTTACTTAA